A portion of the Krasilnikovia cinnamomea genome contains these proteins:
- a CDS encoding helix-turn-helix domain-containing protein — MEIEPMPTRRQPPTVRRRRLAAELLSLRSEAGLTREQVAVETGLSTGALFRIEKAQTRPQKRTLRALLDLYGVNAKDRRDELEALLRQSGEVGWLQLFEGNLVESYATLISFEAEAFRESVFELSFVPGLLQTEAYAEMVTRALMPEAEDDEIERRVEVRMRRQQALTKPSKLSLWAILDEAVIRRKVGGDALMREQLEHLIAASRRPNVTIQVVPFGAGAHLGMPGSFLTLEFSDPDPPLIYTENSGGGLFLEQDADVARYRSSFQRLAAQALSPDDTLRMIKEAAEAA; from the coding sequence ATGGAGATCGAGCCCATGCCGACGCGCAGGCAGCCACCAACGGTCCGCCGACGTCGACTCGCCGCGGAGCTTCTCAGCCTGCGCAGCGAGGCGGGATTGACCAGAGAGCAAGTTGCCGTTGAGACAGGGCTGTCGACCGGCGCCCTGTTCCGCATCGAGAAGGCCCAGACCCGACCGCAGAAGCGGACCCTCCGCGCCCTGCTCGATCTCTACGGCGTCAACGCCAAGGACCGCCGAGACGAGCTTGAGGCCCTCCTCCGCCAGTCCGGCGAGGTTGGATGGCTCCAGCTGTTCGAGGGCAACCTCGTCGAGAGCTACGCCACGCTGATCAGCTTCGAGGCTGAGGCGTTCCGGGAGTCGGTCTTTGAACTGAGCTTCGTGCCAGGGCTCCTTCAAACCGAGGCGTATGCAGAGATGGTCACCCGAGCGCTGATGCCCGAGGCCGAGGACGACGAGATTGAGCGGCGGGTCGAGGTGCGGATGAGGCGTCAGCAAGCGCTCACCAAGCCCTCGAAGCTGTCCCTCTGGGCGATCCTCGACGAGGCAGTGATCCGGCGTAAGGTCGGAGGTGACGCATTAATGCGCGAACAACTGGAGCATCTCATTGCAGCTTCGCGCCGACCGAACGTCACAATTCAAGTCGTCCCCTTCGGCGCGGGAGCACACCTTGGTATGCCTGGGTCCTTCCTCACGCTGGAGTTCTCGGATCCCGACCCGCCGCTCATCTACACCGAGAACTCGGGAGGGGGTCTGTTTCTGGAGCAGGACGCAGACGTTGCCCGGTACCGCTCAAGCTTCCAGCGCCTCGCAGCGCAGGCGCTGAGCCCGGACGACACCTTAAGAATGATCAAGGAAGCGGCGGAGGCCGCATAG
- a CDS encoding SAM-dependent methyltransferase, with protein MTAEAFMVEPVGHVVGGRVEPTDDYWGGTQAIIRIDADRFTPDSTKGLEAFSHLEIVFRFHLTDPTDLHLGARRPRDNPAWPEVGIFGHRNMRRINWLGVSRCRLTKVDGLDLHVEELDAVDGTPVLDIKPWFTEFGPRGEVSQADWSTTMLSDYFAPER; from the coding sequence ATGACGGCCGAGGCGTTCATGGTCGAACCGGTGGGGCACGTGGTAGGTGGCCGCGTCGAACCGACCGATGACTACTGGGGAGGGACGCAGGCGATCATCCGGATAGACGCCGACAGGTTCACGCCGGATTCCACGAAGGGCCTGGAGGCGTTTTCCCACTTGGAGATCGTGTTTCGGTTCCACCTCACCGATCCCACCGATCTCCACCTCGGCGCGCGACGTCCTCGGGACAACCCGGCCTGGCCCGAGGTGGGGATCTTCGGCCATCGCAACATGCGCCGCATCAACTGGCTCGGCGTGTCCCGGTGCCGCCTGACGAAGGTCGACGGCCTCGACCTGCACGTTGAGGAACTGGACGCGGTCGACGGCACGCCGGTGTTGGACATCAAGCCCTGGTTCACCGAGTTCGGCCCGCGCGGCGAGGTCAGCCAAGCGGACTGGTCGACGACGATGCTCTCGGACTACTTCGCCCCCGAGCGGTAG